CAATGCCGCTTGTGATTCTGGGTATGTGGCGACATGTGCCATTGCCTTCCCGGAATCTTGAGCATACTTGATATACTGGTCTTCTTTGGCCTTTATTACGTTGGCAGCCAGAACTGTCTCGGCTTTGATGTCGGTGAACTTGTAGCAGAAATACAGTACGCCATGGGCACGTCCAGTCAAGGGCCGGCGCACCTGGTAGGTCACTGTCTTGAGGTCGTTGCTAGCAACCGCTCCATGTTGAAGATCATTTAGGGGCACAAATATTTCACCGACGTCATGGTGACCGAAGAAGGTCGCCTCGGCGCGCAACAAGACATGGAGGGCAAGGCCGCGGATGTCCACACTTGGGGGGATTGGGAAGCTGAACTTGGCATTCCAAGTGGGATTTCTTCCACCGTCGCGGTCAACTTGGGTGCAGTGAGTAAGCATGCGGGAGTCACCGCCAGAGATGGAGGCAATTGCATAAATGCGAATCTGGGAGAAGAACGTCACCTTCTTGAGGTCGCTCGCCGAGATCAGTGTTACCTCGAGAATCC
The Brachypodium distachyon strain Bd21 chromosome 2, Brachypodium_distachyon_v3.0, whole genome shotgun sequence genome window above contains:
- the LOC100826019 gene encoding protein SRC2, with protein sequence MAYRILEVTLISASDLKKVTFFSQIRIYAIASISGGDSRMLTHCTQVDRDGGRNPTWNAKFSFPIPPSVDIRGLALHVLLRAEATFFGHHDVGEIFVPLNDLQHGAVASNDLKTVTYQVRRPLTGRAHGVLYFCYKFTDIKAETVLAANVIKAKEDQYIKYAQDSGKAMAHVATYPESQAALAYPPIMSYCTPYGAYPPQPYGYGYTPSPYGYNAAPPPTIYGYTTPPMAAPARQRGGMGMGLGLGLLGGAVGGMMLGDMVGDFEADAAYDAGFNDGMSFKILQSGYERSMSL